The following proteins come from a genomic window of Galactobacillus timonensis:
- the dcm gene encoding DNA (cytosine-5-)-methyltransferase, translating into MAKQVHIRMEDAVYSDLQDYSKATRQSMQDAINSAIMEMLVKYNREKAEHRHYKFTFIDLFAGIGGMRLAYESVGGKCVYSNEWNKFCQQTYYANFGETPDGDITKVNAEDIPDHDILVAGFPCQPFSIAGVSKKNSLGRATGFEDKTQGTLFFDVCRVLKAKRPKAFMLENVKNLKSHDHGRTFQVILESLEELDYEVFCQVIDGQNYVPQHRERILIVGFDRKRYGKDISFEFSITPKKPKPVLKDILEENVDEKFTLSDKLWNYLQAYAQKHKAEGNGFGYGLASPEGISRTLSARYYKDGSEILIPQEGKNPRRLTPRECARLQGFPDTFRIVVSDTQAYRQFGNSVVVPLMADVASLVFKKVNYLDQIKERNCE; encoded by the coding sequence ATGGCAAAACAGGTTCATATCAGGATGGAAGATGCAGTTTATTCTGATCTGCAGGATTATTCGAAAGCAACCAGACAGTCAATGCAGGATGCCATCAACTCTGCAATTATGGAAATGCTGGTGAAATATAATCGGGAAAAAGCTGAGCATAGACATTATAAGTTCACTTTTATTGATCTTTTTGCCGGCATTGGCGGAATGCGTCTAGCATATGAGAGCGTGGGCGGCAAATGTGTTTATTCAAATGAATGGAATAAGTTCTGCCAGCAGACCTACTATGCAAATTTTGGCGAGACTCCGGATGGAGATATTACCAAAGTCAATGCGGAGGATATCCCGGATCATGATATTCTTGTTGCAGGTTTTCCGTGCCAGCCGTTTTCCATCGCAGGTGTTTCCAAGAAGAACAGCCTTGGCAGAGCAACAGGATTTGAAGACAAGACGCAGGGTACCTTGTTTTTTGATGTATGCCGTGTACTCAAAGCAAAGCGTCCGAAAGCGTTCATGCTGGAAAATGTTAAGAACTTGAAATCTCATGATCACGGCAGAACGTTCCAGGTCATTTTGGAGTCTTTGGAGGAACTTGATTATGAGGTTTTCTGCCAGGTGATTGATGGGCAGAACTATGTGCCGCAACATCGTGAACGTATCCTGATCGTCGGTTTTGATCGCAAAAGATACGGGAAGGATATCAGTTTCGAATTTTCAATTACTCCGAAGAAACCTAAGCCTGTATTGAAAGATATTCTTGAAGAAAACGTTGATGAGAAATTTACGCTTTCCGACAAGCTGTGGAATTACCTGCAGGCATATGCTCAGAAACATAAAGCAGAGGGAAATGGCTTCGGATATGGTCTTGCCAGTCCGGAAGGGATTTCCCGCACATTAAGTGCCAGGTATTATAAAGACGGGTCTGAAATACTGATTCCCCAGGAGGGAAAAAATCCAAGAAGATTAACTCCGAGAGAATGTGCCCGTCTTCAGGGTTTTCCTGACACATTCCGAATTGTGGTTTCTGATACGCAGGCATACAGGCAGTTTGGCAATTCGGTTGTTGTTCCGTTGATGGCGGATGTAGCTTCATTGGTTTTTAAAAAGGTAAATTATCTGGATCAAATCAAAGAAAGGAATTGTGAATAA
- a CDS encoding type II restriction endonuclease, with the protein MRDLVGEAALIAKSAGRVYCKFLAANDTGKTGGHQSGIYIAKKSASILMGKEGQRGDNKDLDVKITWHGNPDITTESKFRYYGNKTRNEYRITAFGRGFPYLQEEYTGALFVLFQMTMEQYDAFVFNDEETINEFLDIFNISSTETNELIDNDKLTAAGAEHDEIMNFIHSLDVEFPTSEDMSAEARRIEDEIHDPTGKGDKDVDRKLIQWTNEEYRIFRALEKERYGAKISNGFSNFEDFILTANKVLNRRKSRAGKSLENHLEALFKRNNLQFTPQGETEGHKRPDFIFPSVEAYHNPDFPADKLITLAAKTTCKDRWRQILNEADRRKGKDIFLCTLQQSISADQLKEMEEEHVILVVPEPYIRKYPSEYKEKIWSLEKFISYVKNIESLCDQ; encoded by the coding sequence ATGAGAGATCTGGTAGGGGAAGCAGCTTTAATTGCGAAAAGTGCCGGGCGAGTCTACTGCAAGTTTCTGGCAGCAAATGATACGGGCAAAACGGGCGGTCATCAGTCTGGTATTTACATTGCCAAGAAAAGCGCGTCAATTTTGATGGGGAAAGAAGGACAGCGCGGAGATAATAAAGACCTTGATGTGAAGATTACATGGCACGGTAACCCTGACATAACAACTGAGTCGAAATTCCGCTACTATGGGAACAAGACTCGAAATGAATACCGAATTACAGCTTTTGGCCGCGGATTTCCTTATCTTCAGGAAGAGTATACAGGCGCATTGTTTGTTCTGTTTCAAATGACGATGGAGCAATACGATGCGTTTGTATTCAATGATGAAGAAACAATTAATGAATTTCTGGATATTTTCAATATCAGTTCAACTGAAACAAACGAACTCATCGACAATGACAAGCTTACGGCGGCAGGGGCAGAGCATGATGAGATCATGAATTTTATTCATTCTCTCGATGTTGAATTCCCGACGTCTGAAGACATGTCTGCAGAAGCTCGAAGAATTGAGGATGAGATTCATGACCCGACCGGGAAGGGCGACAAGGATGTGGATCGAAAACTGATTCAGTGGACCAATGAGGAGTATCGGATCTTCAGAGCGTTGGAGAAAGAAAGATACGGTGCAAAAATCAGCAATGGTTTTTCAAACTTTGAAGATTTCATTCTGACAGCCAATAAAGTACTGAACAGGCGGAAAAGCAGAGCGGGAAAGAGTCTGGAGAATCACCTGGAAGCCTTGTTCAAACGTAACAACCTGCAATTTACACCTCAGGGAGAAACCGAAGGACATAAGAGACCGGATTTCATTTTCCCTTCTGTGGAAGCTTACCATAATCCTGACTTTCCGGCCGATAAACTGATAACTCTGGCGGCAAAGACAACGTGTAAGGACCGGTGGCGGCAGATTTTGAATGAAGCAGACAGAAGAAAAGGAAAGGATATTTTTCTATGTACGCTCCAGCAGAGTATTTCTGCTGATCAGCTGAAAGAGATGGAAGAGGAACATGTGATTCTTGTTGTACCTGAGCCTTATATCCGCAAATATCCCTCAGAATACAAGGAGAAAATCTGGTCTCTTGAAAAGTTTATTTCTTATGTGAAAAACATAGAAAGTCTTTGTGATCAGTGA
- a CDS encoding very short patch repair endonuclease, which produces MDVLTSEQRRKNMQNIRSKNTEIELILRKALWAKGYRYRLNVKSLPGKPDIVLPRYKLAIFCDSEFFHGKDWDMLKVHLQNSNNSKFWIEKIYGNIKHDKIVNEELKQAGWTVIRFWGEDIRKKTSQCVETIECEIKKQSASELQK; this is translated from the coding sequence ATGGATGTTCTGACTTCTGAACAGCGCAGAAAAAACATGCAGAACATTCGATCAAAGAACACTGAGATCGAATTGATACTGCGAAAGGCGTTGTGGGCAAAAGGGTATCGATATCGTTTGAATGTCAAGAGCCTGCCCGGGAAACCGGATATCGTGCTTCCCCGGTATAAACTCGCCATTTTCTGCGACAGCGAATTCTTTCATGGGAAGGACTGGGATATGCTGAAGGTCCATCTGCAGAATTCGAACAATTCGAAATTCTGGATCGAAAAGATCTACGGAAACATTAAACACGATAAAATCGTTAATGAGGAATTAAAGCAGGCGGGATGGACAGTGATCCGTTTTTGGGGAGAAGATATCAGGAAGAAAACGTCGCAATGCGTTGAAACAATTGAATGCGAAATAAAAAAACAATCAGCATCTGAATTGCAGAAATAA
- a CDS encoding anaerobic ribonucleoside-triphosphate reductase activating protein: MGDKSLMLGLSVLTRNLQKYYDHALEQYGIGSGQLQYLFAIYEQEGITMQEVSRLGEVDKGTTTKSIQKLMEQGYAEQRTDENDRRVKRLYTTKKAADIMNDLYDIRNTAQKSLSQNVDMDAFTAMLDKVCDNSRSIDPGSAYESLRIGGLQKVTLLDYPDKVACTVFTCGCNLKCPFCHNRELVFVPEGYEFISPDAVLEYLSHRKGILDGVCISGGEPLLQDGLEEFMREIRRMGFAIKLDTNGLSPERLENLLSEKLLDYVAMDVKNTLAKYPVTTGLNPEVFDCEAIERSVELLKESDIDYEFRTTVVKPLHTEEDLKEIAKWLQGAKHYYLQQYQNSGNVIAPAGLASYSASEMATLLKAVQEFIPQAELRGVK, encoded by the coding sequence ATGGGGGACAAAAGTCTGATGCTCGGTCTGTCGGTTCTGACCCGTAATCTGCAGAAATATTACGATCATGCACTGGAGCAGTATGGGATCGGTTCGGGTCAGCTGCAGTATCTGTTTGCCATTTATGAGCAGGAAGGCATCACGATGCAGGAAGTGTCGAGACTTGGCGAAGTAGACAAGGGGACGACGACCAAAAGCATTCAGAAACTGATGGAACAGGGCTACGCCGAACAGAGAACGGATGAAAATGATCGCCGCGTCAAGCGGCTGTATACGACGAAGAAGGCGGCGGACATCATGAATGATCTCTACGATATCCGCAATACGGCGCAGAAAAGTCTGTCACAGAATGTGGATATGGATGCCTTCACGGCGATGCTTGACAAGGTCTGCGATAATTCACGAAGCATTGATCCGGGTTCGGCATATGAGAGTCTGAGAATCGGCGGTCTGCAGAAGGTGACGCTGCTGGATTATCCGGACAAGGTTGCCTGCACGGTATTCACCTGCGGCTGCAATCTGAAGTGTCCGTTCTGCCACAATCGGGAGCTTGTCTTTGTGCCGGAGGGCTATGAGTTCATTTCTCCGGATGCGGTGCTGGAATATCTTTCGCACCGGAAAGGAATCCTCGATGGCGTGTGCATCAGCGGCGGGGAACCGCTGTTACAGGATGGGCTTGAGGAATTCATGCGCGAGATCCGGAGAATGGGATTTGCGATCAAGCTGGATACCAACGGCCTTTCGCCCGAGCGTCTGGAAAATCTTCTGAGCGAGAAGCTGCTGGATTATGTGGCGATGGACGTAAAAAATACGCTGGCGAAATATCCGGTGACGACAGGCTTGAATCCGGAAGTGTTCGATTGTGAGGCGATTGAGCGGTCCGTCGAGCTGCTGAAGGAGTCGGATATTGACTACGAATTCCGTACGACGGTGGTCAAGCCGCTGCATACGGAAGAAGACCTGAAAGAAATCGCAAAATGGCTGCAGGGAGCGAAGCACTACTATCTGCAGCAGTATCAGAATTCGGGAAATGTGATCGCTCCGGCGGGACTGGCATCTTATTCCGCCAGTGAGATGGCTACATTATTAAAAGCTGTACAGGAATTTATTCCGCAGGCAGAGCTGCGGGGAGTGAAATAA
- a CDS encoding ribonucleoside triphosphate reductase, with amino-acid sequence MYKVVKRDGKIADFDIHKISSAIQKAFDACGRNYDSSVLDLIALRVTSDFEPKAKDGFIGVEDIQDSAEKVLSEAGYSDVAKAYILYRKQRENLRNIKATTLDYKKLVDNYLKALDWRVKENSTVTYSIGGLILSNSGAITANYWLSEVYDQEIADAHRSGDIHIHDLSMLSGYCAGWSLKQLIQEGLGGVEGKISSAPAKHLSTLCNQMVNFLGIMQNEWAGAQAFSSFDTYLAPFVKVDNLSYKEVKQCIQSFVYGVNTPSRWGTQAPFTNITLDWTVPEDLAELPAIVGGRNMDFKYKDCKKEMDMVNKAFIETMIEGDCNGRGFQYPIPTYSITKDFDWSDTENNRLLFEMTAKYGTPYFSNYVNSDMKPSDVRSMCCRLRLDLRELRKKSGGYFGSGESTGSVGVVTINLPRIAYLSKTPEEFYQRLDRIMDISARSLKIKRDVITRLLDAGLYPYTKRYLGTFNNHFSTIGLIGMNEVCLNANWIRKDLSAPESQKFAVEVLNHMRSRLADYQEQYGDLYNLEATPAESTTYRLAKHDVERYPDIITANRNGTPYYTNSSHLPVGYTDDIFTALDIEDPMQVLYTSGTVFHAFLGERLSNWKAAATLVRKIAENYRLPYYTISPTYSVCPNDGYISGEVWKCPKCGAATEVYSRITGYYRPVKNWNAGKAQEFKDRKTYRVDGLASQPVSAFHEEKKEAVPVSDAVSPSAPEGEARALLFTTKTCPNCKMIEGMLDRAGFHYEVIDAEENPDLSRKYDIMQAPTLVMVHGNAADSYVNASNILKYVNRDGAAA; translated from the coding sequence ATGTACAAGGTAGTCAAGAGAGATGGGAAAATCGCGGATTTCGACATTCATAAGATTTCTTCCGCGATTCAGAAGGCATTTGATGCGTGCGGCCGCAACTATGATTCTTCGGTTCTGGATCTGATTGCGCTGCGGGTGACGAGTGACTTTGAGCCGAAGGCGAAGGATGGCTTCATTGGTGTTGAGGACATTCAGGATTCGGCGGAGAAGGTGCTTTCGGAAGCGGGTTACTCTGATGTGGCGAAGGCCTATATTCTTTATCGCAAGCAGCGGGAGAATCTGCGCAATATTAAGGCGACGACGCTGGACTACAAGAAGCTGGTCGACAACTATCTGAAGGCTCTGGACTGGCGTGTGAAGGAGAATTCGACGGTTACCTATTCGATCGGCGGCCTGATTCTTTCCAACTCCGGCGCAATTACGGCCAACTACTGGCTGAGTGAAGTGTACGATCAGGAGATTGCGGATGCGCATCGCTCGGGTGACATTCACATTCATGATCTGAGCATGCTCAGCGGGTATTGTGCGGGATGGTCTTTGAAACAGCTGATCCAGGAGGGCCTGGGCGGTGTGGAAGGAAAAATCTCTTCGGCGCCGGCAAAGCATCTGAGCACGCTGTGCAATCAGATGGTCAACTTTCTCGGCATCATGCAGAATGAGTGGGCTGGTGCGCAGGCTTTCTCGTCGTTTGATACGTATCTGGCTCCGTTCGTGAAGGTGGACAACCTTTCCTATAAGGAAGTGAAGCAGTGCATCCAGAGCTTTGTGTATGGCGTCAATACGCCGAGCCGCTGGGGTACGCAGGCTCCGTTCACCAACATTACGCTGGACTGGACGGTTCCGGAGGATCTGGCGGAGCTGCCGGCAATCGTTGGCGGCAGGAACATGGACTTCAAGTACAAGGACTGCAAGAAGGAAATGGACATGGTCAACAAGGCGTTCATCGAGACCATGATCGAGGGCGACTGCAACGGCCGCGGGTTCCAGTATCCGATTCCAACGTACTCGATTACGAAGGACTTTGACTGGTCTGATACGGAAAACAACCGTCTTCTGTTTGAGATGACGGCCAAGTACGGTACGCCGTATTTCTCCAACTATGTGAATTCCGATATGAAGCCGAGCGACGTACGTTCAATGTGCTGCCGTCTGCGTCTGGATCTTCGTGAGCTGCGCAAGAAGAGCGGCGGCTACTTCGGATCCGGTGAGTCGACGGGTTCGGTCGGCGTTGTGACGATCAATCTGCCGCGGATTGCCTATCTTTCCAAGACGCCGGAAGAGTTCTATCAGCGCCTCGACAGGATCATGGACATCTCGGCACGTTCGCTGAAGATCAAGCGTGACGTGATTACGCGTCTTCTGGATGCGGGCCTCTATCCGTATACGAAGCGCTATCTTGGCACGTTCAACAATCATTTCAGCACGATCGGTCTCATCGGCATGAATGAGGTATGTCTGAATGCGAACTGGATCCGCAAGGATCTTTCGGCTCCGGAGTCGCAGAAGTTTGCCGTCGAGGTTCTGAATCATATGCGCAGCCGTCTGGCGGACTATCAGGAACAGTATGGAGATCTCTACAACTTGGAGGCGACGCCGGCGGAAAGCACGACCTATCGTCTTGCCAAGCATGATGTGGAACGTTATCCGGACATCATTACGGCGAACCGCAACGGTACGCCGTACTACACCAACAGCAGCCATCTGCCGGTCGGCTATACGGATGATATCTTCACGGCGCTTGACATCGAGGATCCGATGCAGGTGCTCTATACGTCGGGAACGGTTTTCCATGCCTTCCTTGGCGAGCGGTTGAGCAACTGGAAGGCCGCGGCAACACTGGTACGCAAGATTGCCGAGAACTACAGACTGCCGTACTATACGATTTCGCCGACCTATTCGGTATGCCCGAATGATGGATATATTTCCGGCGAAGTATGGAAGTGCCCGAAGTGCGGTGCTGCGACTGAGGTGTATTCCCGTATCACCGGCTATTATCGTCCGGTAAAGAACTGGAACGCCGGCAAGGCACAGGAATTCAAGGATCGCAAGACCTATCGCGTTGACGGTCTTGCATCGCAGCCGGTGTCCGCATTCCATGAGGAGAAGAAGGAGGCGGTGCCTGTGAGTGATGCGGTTTCGCCGTCTGCTCCGGAAGGCGAGGCACGTGCCCTGCTCTTCACTACCAAGACATGCCCCAACTGCAAGATGATTGAAGGGATGCTGGATCGGGCAGGATTCCATTATGAGGTGATTGATGCCGAGGAGAATCCGGATCTTTCCAGAAAGTATGACATCATGCAGGCGCCGACGCTTGTGATGGTGCATGGCAATGCGGCGGACAGCTACGTCAATGCAAGCAATATTCTGAAGTATGTGAACCGTGACGGAGCGGCAGCCTGA
- a CDS encoding thymidine kinase, translated as MAKLYFYYGAMGSSKSANALMAEYNYRERGQKVLLAKTNIDSRDGQNIIRSRIGLQKECLLLTDVCAKSDAELSTYDAIIVDEIQFARPEEIDFLARIVDQLNVPVLCYGLRTDFQLHFFPGSLRLMEIADEIREVKTVCWCGKKAICNARYNERGIVRAGQQIMLGANDSYIALCRKHFIEGKLSADDPGNPLPDFGQVSGNSD; from the coding sequence ATGGCAAAACTCTATTTTTATTATGGCGCCATGGGCTCCAGCAAAAGTGCCAACGCCCTCATGGCCGAATATAATTACCGCGAACGCGGGCAGAAGGTTCTGCTCGCCAAAACCAACATCGACTCACGCGACGGACAGAACATCATCCGCTCCCGCATCGGCTTACAGAAAGAGTGCCTCCTCTTAACGGATGTATGCGCCAAAAGTGACGCGGAGCTTTCCACCTATGATGCGATCATCGTCGATGAAATCCAGTTTGCCAGGCCGGAAGAAATCGACTTTCTTGCCCGCATCGTTGATCAGCTTAATGTTCCTGTACTGTGCTACGGTCTGCGCACAGACTTTCAGCTCCATTTCTTCCCCGGTTCTCTGCGGCTGATGGAAATCGCCGACGAAATCCGCGAAGTCAAAACCGTATGCTGGTGCGGAAAGAAAGCCATCTGCAACGCCCGCTACAATGAACGCGGCATCGTTCGTGCCGGCCAGCAGATTATGCTCGGCGCCAATGACAGCTACATTGCCCTGTGCCGCAAGCATTTCATTGAAGGAAAACTGTCTGCCGACGATCCTGGCAACCCCCTACCCGACTTCGGACAGGTAAGCGGAAACAGCGACTGA
- a CDS encoding GlsB/YeaQ/YmgE family stress response membrane protein: MLWFIIRTLIVGLLAGYAAAKLNHMDTSDWKKNLLLGVAGSFLGGFLGTLIGIKSINIIGSVLISITGACLVIWLARKIG, translated from the coding sequence ATGCTCTGGTTTATCATCCGTACACTGATTGTCGGCCTGCTTGCCGGCTACGCAGCCGCAAAGCTCAATCACATGGACACATCCGACTGGAAGAAGAATCTTCTGCTCGGAGTCGCCGGCTCTTTTCTCGGCGGTTTTCTCGGCACCCTGATCGGCATCAAATCCATCAATATCATCGGTTCCGTACTGATTTCCATTACCGGTGCCTGCCTCGTTATCTGGCTTGCCCGCAAGATCGGCTGA
- the lysS gene encoding lysine--tRNA ligase — protein sequence MDLSDQEAARRQKMEQLRAQGIDPFGQAYDQTDHAADLRAKYGDDSAEDLVKEDVHVSIAGRIMTKRRMGKLGFVTLLDRSGRIQVVINQRIVGDAVYELFKSADLGDIIGVKGVVIKTQTGELSVEAHDYTHLCKALRPLPEKFHGLQDKEERYRRRYLDLIMNDRSREIAMLRPRIIRAIQHYMDSQGYIEVETPVLQPILGGANARPFVTHHNALDKDFYLRIATELPLKRLVVGDLERVYEIGRVFRNEGMDLKHNPEFTTMEAYCAYSDLEGMMKLNEGLFESVANEVFHRTTFEFMGKTVNLAGPYKRWNMVDAVKEVTGVDFWQPMSVEDALKLAKEHNVEVAPHQHTVGNIISLFFDQFCEDKIEQPTFVWGHPIEISPLAKKNPKDPRFTQRFELEIMGVEFDNAFSELNDPIDQRKRFEDQLKAKAMGDEEAAEMDEDYVEALEYGLAPTGGIGFGIDRLVMLLCGCDSIRDVLLFPTMKPRSE from the coding sequence ATGGATCTGTCGGATCAGGAGGCGGCACGCCGTCAGAAGATGGAGCAGCTGCGTGCCCAGGGAATTGATCCGTTTGGACAGGCCTATGATCAGACGGACCATGCAGCAGATCTGCGTGCAAAGTATGGCGATGATTCTGCGGAAGATCTGGTGAAGGAAGATGTTCATGTTTCGATCGCCGGCCGCATCATGACGAAGCGGCGGATGGGCAAGCTTGGCTTTGTGACGCTGCTGGACCGTTCGGGCCGCATTCAGGTTGTAATCAATCAGCGGATTGTCGGTGATGCGGTATATGAGCTGTTCAAGTCGGCAGACCTGGGCGATATCATCGGCGTCAAGGGTGTCGTGATCAAGACGCAGACCGGAGAGCTTTCGGTGGAGGCGCATGATTATACGCATCTTTGCAAGGCGCTGCGTCCGCTGCCGGAGAAGTTCCATGGTCTACAGGATAAGGAAGAACGCTACCGCCGCCGTTACCTCGATCTGATCATGAACGATCGTTCGCGTGAGATCGCAATGCTGAGGCCGCGGATCATTCGTGCCATTCAGCACTATATGGACAGCCAGGGCTATATTGAAGTTGAGACGCCGGTGCTGCAGCCGATTCTAGGCGGTGCCAATGCGCGTCCGTTTGTGACGCATCATAATGCGCTGGACAAGGATTTCTATCTGCGAATTGCGACGGAGCTTCCTTTGAAGCGTCTGGTTGTCGGTGATCTGGAACGTGTCTATGAAATTGGCCGCGTGTTCCGCAATGAGGGCATGGATCTGAAGCATAATCCGGAATTTACGACGATGGAGGCATACTGTGCCTATTCGGATCTGGAAGGGATGATGAAGCTGAACGAAGGTCTCTTCGAGAGCGTTGCCAATGAAGTGTTCCATCGTACAACATTCGAGTTCATGGGTAAGACCGTGAACCTGGCGGGACCTTACAAGCGCTGGAACATGGTCGATGCGGTCAAGGAAGTGACGGGTGTTGACTTCTGGCAGCCGATGAGTGTCGAAGATGCGCTGAAGCTGGCAAAGGAGCATAACGTTGAGGTTGCGCCGCATCAGCATACGGTTGGCAACATCATTTCGCTGTTCTTTGATCAGTTCTGCGAGGACAAGATCGAGCAGCCGACCTTTGTCTGGGGTCATCCGATTGAGATTTCGCCGCTGGCCAAGAAGAATCCAAAGGATCCGCGGTTTACGCAGCGCTTTGAGCTTGAGATCATGGGCGTCGAATTCGATAACGCGTTCTCGGAGCTCAATGATCCGATTGACCAGCGCAAGCGGTTTGAAGATCAGCTGAAGGCAAAGGCAATGGGCGATGAAGAAGCTGCCGAAATGGATGAGGATTACGTCGAAGCTCTGGAGTATGGTCTGGCGCCGACGGGCGGTATCGGTTTCGGCATTGACCGGCTTGTGATGTTACTGTGCGGATGCGACAGTATCCGTGATGTTCTCCTGTTCCCGACGATGAAGCCAAGAAGCGAATAA
- a CDS encoding site-specific DNA-methyltransferase, with amino-acid sequence MAVLDDLINQIEDKKLRDRIRYEVARVTKQRKFGLVFENHIPECTPLYGTEIKKGRTVALKNGELNDLYNVVSIDGDNVLCQNRKSGETRLMSANDIVAVAKFGDPIYPYLQKIDSVENAPDSDLWHTLIEADNYHALQLLEYLYAGKVDCIYIDPPYNTGARDWKYNNNYVDSNDAYRHSKWLSFMEKRLKLAKKLLNPKDSVLIVTIDEKEYLHLGMLLEQMFPEARIQMISSVINPKGTARKNEFSRVNEFIYFVMIGNCEICKTGSDMLTKDISNDTNVRWRGFLRNGKKGIRSANPGSWYPIYFNVSDDTFNSVGDTVYENDPVPKAPDGTYAVWPPVRHGQEYSWAMVPSTFRELYRIGAIKFGKPGKGKGCSISYLTSNQLQAIKDGKIIVAGHDNNGSMIVKYSDTSKTTAPKTIWNLSTHDAGTFGTNVVNDIISSRNFTFPKSLYAVHDCIRFYTANKPDALIVDFFAGSGTTLHAVNLLNAEDGGHRRCIMVTNNEVSDAEAKVLTNNGYHPGDEEWEKLGIARYVTWPRTVCSIRGHNVDGNPLKGNYIGLDGQKVSGQPMSDGFKANCIYFKLGFLDKNTVALGRQFCELVPILWMKAGAIGPCPELDPKTVPSMLMRPGNHFAILVRTSHFADFKEKLAEHPEINTVFIVTDSHEEYRAITCNLNVPHIYQLYRDYLDNFKINGRIDEE; translated from the coding sequence ATGGCAGTGTTGGATGATCTAATAAATCAGATAGAAGATAAGAAGCTGCGAGATCGTATCCGGTACGAAGTTGCCAGAGTGACAAAACAGAGAAAATTCGGCCTTGTTTTCGAAAATCATATTCCTGAATGTACACCGTTGTATGGAACTGAAATCAAAAAAGGACGGACTGTTGCCCTGAAAAACGGAGAACTTAATGATTTGTATAACGTTGTCAGCATAGATGGCGACAATGTTCTGTGTCAGAACAGAAAGAGCGGTGAAACAAGGCTGATGTCGGCTAACGACATTGTTGCTGTTGCAAAATTTGGTGATCCGATCTATCCATATTTACAGAAAATTGACAGTGTTGAAAATGCACCGGATAGCGATCTATGGCATACGCTGATCGAAGCAGACAACTACCATGCTCTGCAACTACTGGAGTATCTGTATGCCGGAAAGGTTGACTGTATTTATATTGATCCTCCATATAACACTGGAGCTCGCGACTGGAAATATAACAACAACTATGTGGATAGTAATGATGCTTACAGACACAGTAAGTGGCTGTCGTTCATGGAAAAGCGTTTGAAGTTGGCGAAGAAGCTGTTGAATCCGAAAGACTCCGTGCTGATTGTTACAATCGATGAAAAGGAATATCTGCATCTAGGAATGCTGCTGGAACAAATGTTTCCGGAAGCAAGGATTCAGATGATTTCAAGTGTCATTAACCCTAAAGGGACTGCAAGAAAGAATGAATTCAGTCGTGTAAACGAGTTCATTTATTTTGTGATGATCGGCAATTGTGAAATCTGCAAGACTGGTTCAGATATGCTCACCAAGGATATTTCTAATGATACCAATGTGCGCTGGAGAGGCTTTTTGAGAAACGGAAAAAAAGGTATCAGATCAGCAAATCCTGGATCATGGTATCCAATATATTTCAATGTCAGCGACGATACGTTTAATTCTGTCGGTGATACTGTTTATGAAAATGATCCTGTCCCAAAAGCGCCTGACGGAACATATGCTGTTTGGCCGCCTGTAAGACACGGTCAGGAATATAGCTGGGCAATGGTTCCGTCTACTTTTAGAGAACTATATAGGATCGGAGCTATCAAATTCGGTAAACCTGGTAAAGGCAAAGGTTGTTCGATTTCATATCTTACAAGTAATCAGCTTCAAGCAATAAAAGATGGGAAAATTATAGTTGCAGGTCATGATAATAACGGTTCGATGATCGTTAAATATTCTGATACATCGAAGACGACGGCACCAAAGACTATATGGAATTTATCGACACATGACGCCGGAACATTTGGTACTAATGTTGTAAATGATATTATTTCTTCGAGAAATTTCACATTTCCGAAGTCATTATATGCAGTGCACGATTGCATAAGGTTTTATACAGCAAATAAGCCCGACGCGTTGATTGTTGATTTCTTTGCCGGTAGTGGTACGACGCTTCATGCTGTCAACTTGCTGAACGCAGAAGATGGAGGCCATCGCAGGTGTATTATGGTGACAAATAATGAAGTCTCTGACGCAGAAGCTAAGGTGCTTACAAATAATGGCTATCACCCGGGCGACGAAGAATGGGAAAAGCTTGGTATTGCGAGATATGTTACATGGCCTCGCACGGTCTGCTCCATTAGAGGCCATAATGTAGACGGGAATCCGTTGAAAGGCAATTATATTGGTCTAGACGGTCAGAAAGTTTCCGGGCAACCTATGTCTGATGGTTTCAAAGCTAACTGCATTTACTTCAAGCTTGGCTTCCTTGATAAGAACACTGTTGCTCTTGGAAGGCAGTTCTGTGAACTTGTTCCGATTCTCTGGATGAAGGCTGGTGCTATCGGACCATGTCCAGAACTAGACCCCAAGACGGTTCCTTCTATGCTGATGAGGCCAGGAAATCATTTTGCAATTCTTGTCAGGACTTCACATTTTGCGGATTTCAAAGAAAAATTGGCAGAACACCCTGAGATCAATACGGTATTTATTGTCACTGATTCACACGAGGAATATAGGGCGATCACATGCAATCTGAATGTTCCTCATATCTATCAGCTGTACAGAGACTATCTTGATAATTTCAAGATCAATGGAAGGATTGATGAAGAATGA